In the Muricauda sp. MAR_2010_75 genome, one interval contains:
- a CDS encoding transposase, with amino-acid sequence MKRTKFTESQIVSCIKQYESGVKVDQICREMGIHKATFYNWKKRYSGMDSLELKRLKELEEENRKLKQMYADMALDNKMLKDVLSKKW; translated from the coding sequence ATGAAGAGAACCAAGTTTACCGAGAGCCAGATCGTATCCTGCATCAAGCAGTACGAATCAGGGGTCAAAGTGGACCAGATCTGTAGGGAGATGGGCATCCACAAGGCCACATTTTACAATTGGAAGAAACGATATTCGGGGATGGACAGCCTCGAGCTCAAGCGCCTGAAGGAACTTGAGGAGGAGAACCGCAAGCTCAAGCAGATGTATGCGGACATGGCCCTTGACAACAAGATGCTCAAGGACGTGCTCTCAAAAAAGTGGTAG
- a CDS encoding IS3 family transposase, whose translation MVAYLREYYRVSITRACRTLTFPKSMYYYRSVKDDSEVIDKLLELSVAKPREGQDKYYQRIRLEGHKWNKKRVRRVYLMLGLNLRRKTKKRLPKRVKEPLVLPDGPNMTWSMDFMSDSLVHGRRFRTFNIIDDFNRKAIGVEAEFSFPAMGVVQVLKRAIGEHGRPERVRVDNGPEFLALDFTRWCGAQGIDIQYTQPGRPMQNGFIERFNRTYRQDVLDAHLFEDISQVRILTEEWIKDYNMKRPHEALGGITPECYEKEFSSKQACLEEQIKVV comes from the coding sequence ATGGTGGCCTACCTGAGGGAATATTACAGGGTAAGCATCACCAGGGCCTGCAGGACATTGACGTTCCCAAAATCGATGTACTATTACCGCTCCGTGAAAGATGACAGTGAGGTGATCGACAAGTTGCTGGAGCTTTCCGTGGCCAAGCCAAGGGAAGGACAGGACAAATACTATCAGCGGATAAGACTGGAGGGCCATAAATGGAACAAGAAGCGGGTCAGGCGGGTATACCTGATGCTGGGCCTGAACTTGAGGAGAAAGACCAAAAAGAGGTTGCCCAAGCGGGTCAAGGAGCCCCTGGTGCTGCCCGATGGTCCGAACATGACATGGTCCATGGACTTCATGAGCGATTCATTGGTGCACGGGAGAAGGTTCAGGACGTTCAACATCATCGATGACTTCAACAGGAAGGCCATCGGCGTTGAGGCCGAGTTCAGTTTCCCCGCCATGGGCGTGGTACAGGTACTGAAGAGGGCCATCGGGGAACACGGCAGGCCCGAAAGGGTCAGGGTGGACAACGGGCCCGAGTTCCTTGCACTTGATTTCACAAGATGGTGCGGGGCCCAAGGGATAGACATCCAGTACACCCAGCCGGGAAGGCCCATGCAGAACGGGTTCATTGAACGGTTCAACCGTACCTACAGACAGGATGTACTTGACGCACATCTGTTCGAGGACATTTCACAGGTACGCATATTGACCGAGGAATGGATAAAGGATTACAACATGAAACGGCCACACGAGGCCTTGGGTGGGATCACCCCGGAATGCTACGAAAAGGAATTCTCTTCCAAGCAAGCTTGCTTGGAAGAACAAATAAAAGTCGTCTAA
- a CDS encoding pyridoxamine 5'-phosphate oxidase family protein — translation MTDLTPNAIERILRNNYLGHLAYLWQGKPHVIPFTYYFDPTDNTIISYTSEGHKIDAMRANKSVAVQVEQVQSISNWESVMLQGTFEEIRGSSAKQKLHLFTEGVKDIIRRKENREVGFINEFSSKSSANGIPVVFQIKILEMSGKRRKK, via the coding sequence ATGACAGATTTAACACCAAACGCGATCGAACGCATACTCAGGAACAATTACCTCGGCCACTTGGCCTATCTATGGCAAGGGAAGCCCCATGTGATTCCCTTTACCTATTATTTTGACCCTACGGACAATACGATCATTAGCTATACCTCGGAAGGCCATAAAATCGATGCGATGCGAGCCAACAAATCGGTTGCCGTTCAAGTCGAACAAGTGCAATCCATATCCAATTGGGAATCGGTCATGTTACAAGGTACATTCGAAGAAATTCGAGGCAGTAGTGCCAAACAAAAATTACATCTATTCACCGAAGGCGTGAAGGACATTATCCGTAGAAAAGAAAACAGAGAGGTAGGGTTCATCAATGAATTTTCCAGTAAATCATCTGCTAATGGCATTCCAGTCGTCTTTCAAATCAAAATACTAGAAATGTCGGGTAAAAGAAGAAAAAAATAA
- a CDS encoding zinc-dependent peptidase, with amino-acid sequence MIYVFVLIVILLFFVYNYRKSQRRKPRPFPGHWHELAMAYVVYYRNLPGNKQMLFQRRMMEFLSEVYIEGVRLELQDLDKVLIAASAIIPVFGFEEWHYTNLSGILLYPDYFNADMQFNGKAKTRNIGGIVGNGRFEKQMILSKKALYHGFVNQSDKSNTGIHEFVHLLDKLDDFADGIPERLLEHQYTIPWINLIHKEMEAINSDHSDIRKYGGTNAVEFFAVASEYFFERPDLLKKKHPELYNMLVVCFMQNPEA; translated from the coding sequence CGGCCTTTTCCTGGTCACTGGCATGAGCTGGCAATGGCTTATGTGGTTTACTACCGAAATCTTCCTGGAAACAAGCAAATGCTATTTCAACGCAGAATGATGGAATTTCTAAGTGAAGTCTACATTGAAGGTGTGCGATTGGAATTACAAGATCTTGATAAGGTTTTGATTGCGGCAAGTGCAATTATACCTGTTTTTGGATTTGAAGAGTGGCATTATACCAATTTAAGTGGAATCTTGTTATATCCCGATTACTTCAATGCGGACATGCAATTCAATGGTAAGGCAAAAACACGGAATATTGGTGGAATTGTTGGTAACGGACGTTTTGAAAAACAGATGATATTATCAAAAAAGGCATTATACCATGGTTTTGTGAACCAAAGTGATAAAAGCAATACCGGCATACACGAATTTGTACACCTTTTAGATAAGCTTGATGATTTTGCAGATGGTATTCCGGAAAGATTATTAGAGCATCAATATACCATACCTTGGATAAATTTGATCCATAAGGAAATGGAAGCGATAAACAGTGACCATTCTGATATTCGAAAATATGGTGGAACAAACGCTGTTGAATTTTTTGCAGTTGCTTCAGAGTATTTTTTTGAACGTCCAGATTTACTCAAAAAAAAACATCCAGAACTTTATAACATGTTGGTTGTGTGCTTTATGCAGAATCCTGAGGCCTGA
- a CDS encoding phosphatidylserine/phosphatidylglycerophosphate/cardiolipin synthase family protein codes for MDHRKCSKTALQNAADNSKYVELVRSGEDYFLRLEKLIDKAEKEIHIQTYIFENDDTGNRIASCLKKAAQRKVKVYVLLDAYGSAALPNSFAQDLVQHAILLRFFSPLFSLNNFYIGRRMHHKIVVADEKMALIGGINIADKYHGTTGSEPWLDYAVQLNCPAAENLQILCSDYFFKKGSSKKIPPVLHSAGSALVGILQNDWLQRKTEVCDAYTNAFIHAEKEIVIVGSYFLPGSRLAKALKKACRRGIRTTVILAGISDVPLVRRATEHLYSSFLDHHMRIFEWNRSVVHGKAAVVDNKWSTIGSFNLNSLSCYGSIEMNVEVHSVEFAENLRADFEIVISECSEITKGSLRQRAGIFNKLGNWIFYQMVRTIMLFLTFLPHLRFLKNYRL; via the coding sequence ATGGATCATAGAAAATGTAGTAAAACAGCACTTCAAAATGCTGCTGACAATTCGAAATATGTTGAATTGGTTCGTTCGGGAGAAGACTATTTTTTAAGGCTGGAAAAGCTAATCGATAAGGCAGAAAAAGAAATCCATATACAGACCTACATTTTTGAAAACGATGATACGGGAAACCGTATAGCCTCCTGTTTGAAGAAAGCCGCTCAACGAAAGGTAAAGGTATATGTCTTATTGGATGCCTATGGTAGCGCTGCATTACCCAATAGTTTTGCCCAGGATTTGGTGCAGCATGCTATTTTACTTCGTTTTTTTTCGCCTTTATTCTCTCTGAACAATTTTTATATCGGTAGGCGGATGCACCATAAAATTGTGGTCGCCGATGAAAAAATGGCATTGATAGGCGGAATCAATATTGCCGATAAATACCACGGAACGACAGGTTCGGAACCTTGGTTGGACTATGCCGTTCAGTTGAACTGCCCGGCAGCTGAAAATCTACAAATATTATGTAGCGATTACTTTTTCAAAAAGGGGAGTTCAAAAAAAATACCGCCAGTGTTACATTCGGCCGGTAGCGCACTGGTGGGAATTTTACAAAACGACTGGCTGCAGCGAAAAACAGAAGTCTGTGATGCCTACACGAACGCCTTCATTCATGCCGAAAAGGAAATAGTAATCGTGGGCTCGTATTTTTTGCCTGGAAGCAGATTGGCAAAGGCTTTGAAAAAGGCCTGTAGAAGAGGAATAAGAACAACGGTGATCTTAGCGGGTATTAGCGATGTGCCGTTGGTGCGGCGGGCAACCGAACATTTGTACTCCTCCTTTTTGGACCATCATATGAGAATTTTTGAATGGAACAGATCCGTAGTACACGGTAAAGCTGCGGTGGTTGATAACAAATGGTCTACCATAGGCTCATTTAACTTGAACAGTCTTAGTTGCTATGGCAGCATTGAAATGAACGTAGAGGTTCACTCAGTAGAATTTGCCGAAAACCTTCGGGCTGACTTTGAAATAGTTATAAGCGAGTGTAGCGAAATTACAAAGGGGAGTCTAAGACAAAGAGCCGGTATATTCAATAAGTTGGGTAATTGGATTTTTTACCAAATGGTACGAACGATTATGCTTTTTCTGACCTTTCTTCCGCATTTAAGGTTTTTGAAAAATTATAGGTTATAA
- a CDS encoding MFS transporter has protein sequence MNRKEKLGRIFLVLLSLFVVMLGYGILLPTLPYYTEKLALKDNLDTDLINFHIGMLTSIYPLFQLLFVIVWGKLSDKHGRKPIILLGLVGFVVMNLLTGLSTSLSMLYIARIIGGIFTSAVTPVSNAYLSDITSEKRRTKIMAWSGVAISSGVIFGPVLGGFLSQTNLHYTYSFGVFHLDGFSVPFILAALLGFVVLLIIIKWLKNTEIKKRIVSEAVKFSFSLSNYFIILLLLSFAIQFVVTLFETVFSIYGKDELAFTTNQVGIGFMLCGSVMAILQPVFATYGEKMLTSKQQITLGLLISGVSLIVFPFVSGELYIYGTIIIFAAGGAMVTPNLLSAISLISRDNTGRNISIQSSTNSIGQILGPVLGTWLIAGGFYYPFIIAGATIFGAMGLVYFLKRPNKGIDAPLLADQHKKL, from the coding sequence ATGAACAGGAAAGAAAAACTCGGTAGAATATTTCTAGTTTTATTGAGTTTGTTCGTAGTGATGTTGGGCTACGGCATTTTATTGCCTACCCTCCCATATTATACCGAAAAACTGGCTTTAAAAGACAATCTGGATACGGACCTTATCAACTTCCATATCGGAATGTTGACCAGTATTTATCCGTTGTTCCAACTCTTGTTCGTTATCGTCTGGGGCAAGCTTTCCGATAAACACGGCCGTAAACCTATAATACTATTGGGGCTTGTAGGTTTTGTCGTGATGAACTTGCTAACCGGTCTTTCCACTTCTCTGTCGATGCTATATATAGCCCGTATCATAGGGGGCATCTTTACGTCAGCGGTCACTCCGGTCAGTAATGCCTATTTAAGTGATATTACCTCTGAAAAGCGAAGGACCAAAATAATGGCCTGGTCTGGGGTCGCTATCAGTTCCGGGGTGATATTTGGCCCTGTTCTGGGGGGATTTCTGTCGCAAACGAACCTACATTATACATACTCTTTTGGGGTGTTCCACTTAGACGGTTTTTCGGTTCCCTTTATTTTGGCTGCTCTTTTGGGCTTTGTGGTATTGCTGATAATCATAAAATGGCTGAAGAATACCGAAATAAAAAAACGTATTGTTTCTGAGGCGGTCAAATTCAGTTTTTCCCTGAGTAACTATTTTATCATTTTGTTGCTCCTATCCTTTGCGATACAGTTTGTGGTTACCCTGTTTGAGACCGTGTTTTCAATTTATGGGAAGGATGAGTTGGCATTTACAACCAATCAGGTGGGTATCGGTTTTATGCTCTGTGGTTCGGTAATGGCCATTTTGCAGCCTGTGTTCGCGACCTATGGCGAAAAAATGCTGACCTCAAAACAGCAAATAACATTAGGGTTATTAATATCCGGTGTTTCGTTAATTGTCTTCCCCTTTGTGAGCGGTGAACTATACATTTACGGTACCATAATAATTTTCGCAGCTGGGGGAGCCATGGTGACACCAAACCTGCTTTCGGCAATTTCTTTGATTTCCCGGGATAATACGGGAAGGAATATATCCATTCAAAGTTCCACGAACAGTATCGGACAGATTTTGGGCCCGGTACTGGGGACTTGGCTGATAGCTGGTGGGTTTTATTACCCTTTTATTATTGCCGGTGCAACCATTTTTGGTGCTATGGGACTGGTTTACTTTTTGAAGCGACCAAATAAAGGGATTGACGCGCCCTTATTGGCTGACCAGCATAAAAAACTATAG